In Natronococcus occultus SP4, the following proteins share a genomic window:
- a CDS encoding PrkA family serine protein kinase, with protein sequence MNGDIETLEKLSTDYKESMPADLRETKSFGWYLEECYEDPKITRNAHQRVADMFDYYGTTYDETEGVVEYELASKDPLHGGENTFYGKVIHQSIHEFVNKVKSGARRLGPERRIKLLLGPVGSGKSHFDKQVRKYFEDYTLREEGRMYTFRWTNLCDVIQDQDPADDTVRSPMNQDPLVLLPLEQRQRVIDDLNDVLDAPYTIQNEQALDPESEFYMDRLLAYYEDDLQQVLENHVEVIRLVADENKRQALETFEPKDKKNQDETELTGDVNYSKIAIYGESDPRAFDYSGAFCNANRGVFSGEELLKLQREFLYDFLHATQEQTIKPKSNPRIDIDQVIVGRTNMPEYKDKKGDEKMEAFNDRTKRIDFPYVLSYEDEAQIYEKMLNNADVPDINVEPHTLEMAGLFGVLTRIEEPDTETVDLLSKAKAYNGEIDEGDDIDVKKLREEAEAKAEIGEGMVGVSPRFIGDEIAEAIMDSKHRSRGFLSPLTVFNFFEENLEHHGSIPEDNFETYYRYLETVREEYRERAIEDVRHALAYDIDEIQRQGEKYMDHVMAYIDDDTIEDELTGREQEPDETFLRSVEEKLDIPEDRKESFRQEVSNWVSRRAREGEAFNPQDNERLRRALERKLWEDKKHNINFSALVSANEFDDDERSSWIDALMEQGYSESGAKEVLEFAGAEVAKAEMED encoded by the coding sequence ATGAACGGTGACATCGAGACGCTCGAGAAGCTCAGTACGGATTACAAGGAATCGATGCCCGCGGACCTGCGGGAAACCAAGTCCTTCGGCTGGTACCTAGAGGAGTGTTACGAGGACCCGAAGATCACCCGCAACGCCCACCAGCGGGTTGCGGACATGTTCGACTACTACGGGACGACCTACGACGAGACCGAGGGAGTGGTGGAGTACGAACTCGCCTCCAAGGACCCGCTCCACGGCGGCGAGAACACCTTCTACGGGAAGGTGATCCACCAGTCGATCCACGAGTTCGTCAACAAGGTGAAATCGGGCGCTCGCAGGCTCGGTCCGGAACGGCGGATCAAGCTCCTGCTGGGTCCGGTCGGATCCGGGAAGTCCCACTTCGACAAACAGGTGCGAAAGTACTTCGAGGACTACACCCTCCGCGAGGAGGGGCGGATGTACACGTTCCGCTGGACGAACCTCTGTGACGTCATCCAGGACCAGGATCCCGCCGACGACACGGTTCGCTCGCCGATGAACCAGGATCCGCTCGTCTTGCTGCCCCTGGAGCAACGCCAGCGGGTGATCGACGACCTGAACGACGTCCTCGACGCGCCCTACACCATCCAGAACGAGCAGGCGCTGGACCCCGAAAGCGAGTTCTACATGGACAGGCTGCTGGCCTACTACGAGGACGACCTCCAGCAGGTCTTAGAGAACCACGTCGAGGTCATCCGGCTGGTCGCCGACGAGAACAAGCGTCAGGCCCTCGAGACGTTCGAGCCCAAGGACAAGAAAAACCAGGACGAGACCGAGCTAACCGGCGACGTCAACTACTCGAAGATCGCCATCTACGGCGAGTCGGATCCGCGCGCGTTCGACTACTCTGGGGCGTTCTGTAACGCCAACCGCGGCGTCTTCTCCGGCGAGGAGCTGCTCAAGCTCCAGCGGGAGTTCCTCTATGACTTCCTACACGCCACCCAGGAGCAGACGATCAAGCCAAAGAGCAACCCGCGGATCGACATCGACCAGGTGATCGTCGGGCGGACGAACATGCCCGAGTACAAGGACAAGAAGGGCGACGAGAAGATGGAGGCGTTCAACGACCGCACCAAGCGGATCGACTTCCCGTACGTCCTCTCCTACGAGGACGAGGCCCAGATCTACGAGAAGATGCTGAACAACGCCGACGTCCCCGACATCAACGTCGAGCCCCACACCCTCGAGATGGCGGGACTGTTCGGCGTCCTCACGCGGATCGAGGAGCCCGACACCGAGACCGTCGACCTGCTCTCGAAGGCCAAGGCCTACAACGGCGAGATCGACGAGGGCGACGACATCGACGTCAAGAAGCTCCGCGAGGAGGCCGAGGCGAAAGCCGAGATCGGCGAGGGGATGGTCGGCGTCTCGCCCCGCTTTATCGGCGACGAGATCGCCGAGGCGATCATGGACTCGAAACACCGCTCGCGCGGGTTCCTCTCGCCGCTGACGGTATTCAACTTCTTCGAGGAGAACTTAGAGCACCACGGCTCGATCCCGGAGGACAACTTCGAGACCTACTACCGCTACCTCGAGACGGTCCGCGAGGAGTACCGCGAGCGGGCCATCGAGGACGTCCGCCACGCCCTCGCGTATGACATCGACGAGATCCAGCGCCAGGGCGAAAAGTACATGGACCACGTGATGGCCTACATCGACGACGACACGATCGAAGACGAGCTCACGGGCCGCGAGCAGGAGCCCGACGAAACCTTCCTGCGCAGCGTCGAGGAGAAACTCGACATCCCCGAGGACCGCAAGGAGTCGTTCCGCCAGGAGGTGAGCAATTGGGTCTCCCGCCGGGCCCGCGAGGGCGAGGCGTTCAACCCCCAGGACAACGAACGGCTGCGCCGCGCCCTCGAGCGCAAGCTCTGGGAGGACAAGAAGCACAACATCAACTTCTCCGCGCTGGTCAGCGCCAACGAGTTCGACGACGACGAGCGCTCCTCGTGGATCGACGCGCTGATGGAACAGGGGTACTCTGAGTCGGGCGCCAAGGAAGTCCTCGAGTTCGCCGGCGCGGAGGTCGCCAAAGCCGAGATGGAAGACTAA